One Candidatus Dormiibacterota bacterium genomic window carries:
- the pstB gene encoding phosphate ABC transporter ATP-binding protein PstB → MITTATMQTEVAPPPVRDVDAETKLDARHVNFWYGDFQALHDASLAVQARKITALIGPSGCGKTTFLRVFNRMHDLVPGTRASGEVLLDGHNVLSPDTDVINLRRQVGMLFQRANPFPKSIYDNVAYGPHILGWSKQQINQIVEESLKDTGLWDEVKDRLRRSALNLSGGQQQRLCLARALAVKPEVILMDEPASALDPIATLRIEELMQELKKRYTIVIVTHNMQQASRVSDFTAFMLMNPKRAGEVIEFGPTDDIFNRPKDGRTEDYITGRFG, encoded by the coding sequence ATGATCACAACCGCAACTATGCAGACTGAGGTCGCGCCACCCCCCGTGAGGGACGTCGACGCCGAGACCAAGCTCGACGCCCGCCATGTCAACTTCTGGTACGGCGATTTCCAGGCGCTCCACGACGCGTCGTTGGCGGTCCAGGCGCGCAAGATCACGGCGCTGATCGGCCCCTCGGGTTGCGGCAAGACGACCTTCCTGCGCGTCTTCAACCGGATGCATGATCTGGTCCCAGGCACGCGGGCCAGCGGCGAGGTGCTGCTGGACGGCCACAACGTGCTCTCGCCGGATACCGACGTGATCAACCTCCGTCGCCAGGTGGGCATGCTCTTCCAGCGGGCGAACCCATTCCCGAAGTCGATCTACGACAACGTCGCCTACGGCCCTCACATCCTCGGCTGGTCGAAACAGCAGATCAACCAGATCGTCGAGGAGAGCCTGAAGGACACCGGCTTGTGGGACGAGGTCAAGGACCGGCTGCGCCGCTCGGCCCTCAACCTCTCGGGCGGCCAGCAGCAGCGGCTCTGCCTGGCGCGCGCCCTGGCGGTCAAGCCCGAGGTGATCCTGATGGACGAGCCGGCGTCGGCGCTGGATCCGATCGCCACACTTCGCATCGAAGAACTCATGCAAGAACTCAAGAAGCGGTATACGATCGTGATCGTGACGCACAACATGCAGCAGGCCTCTCGCGTGTCCGATTTCACGGCGTTCATGCTGATGAACCCGAAACGGGCGGGAGAGGTGATCGAGTTCGGACCCACGGACGATATCTTCAACCGCCCCAAGGACGGCCGCACCGAGGATTACATTACCGGCCGGTTCGGGTAA
- the phoU gene encoding phosphate signaling complex protein PhoU: MATTRTLFDHELAELKSGVVRMGSMVEQAIAESMRALVDRNNALAREVIARDQEVNELHRQLRERAFMIMATQQPVARDLRLIVSFQHMVLELERMGDHAVSIARAALRLNDMPQLKPYIDLPKMAEITESQVHDILGAVIEADQDRARRIAERDDEVDALYHKIWDELVGFMVQDPANVQRAAILLFLAKDLERIADRVTNIAEDVVFLHTGRIVELS; this comes from the coding sequence GTGGCCACTACCCGGACCCTTTTCGATCACGAGCTTGCCGAGCTGAAGTCGGGCGTTGTCCGCATGGGCAGCATGGTCGAGCAGGCGATCGCCGAGTCGATGCGCGCCCTGGTCGATCGCAACAACGCGCTCGCCCGGGAGGTGATCGCCCGCGACCAGGAGGTCAACGAGCTCCATCGGCAACTGCGGGAGCGGGCCTTCATGATCATGGCCACCCAGCAGCCGGTGGCCCGCGACCTGCGCCTGATCGTCAGCTTTCAGCACATGGTGCTCGAGCTGGAGCGGATGGGTGATCATGCCGTCAGCATCGCACGGGCGGCGCTCCGCCTCAACGACATGCCGCAGCTCAAGCCCTACATCGACCTGCCGAAGATGGCCGAGATCACGGAATCGCAGGTCCACGACATCCTCGGCGCCGTGATCGAGGCCGACCAGGATCGGGCGCGCCGCATTGCCGAGCGCGACGACGAGGTCGACGCGCTCTATCACAAGATCTGGGACGAGCTCGTCGGGTTCATGGTCCAGGATCCGGCCAACGTGCAGCGCGCCGCTATCTTGCTCTTCCTCGCGAAGGACCTGGAGCGGATCGCCGACCGGGTGACCAACATCGCCGAAGACGTCGTCTTCCTGCACACGGGACGGATCGTGGAGCTCAGCTGA
- a CDS encoding response regulator transcription factor, with translation MPKRILVVEDDATIRDTLTFNLKKEGYAVTVAQDGADGVAKARSSRPDLILLDLMLPELNGLEVCRILRQEGNVPIIMLTAKESEVDKVIGLQLGADDYITKPFSLRELFARMTAVLRRSEQRDVRPEVEEDRLGRLRIDRAGRRAMVDDSELKLTPKEWELLAYLVRRPGRVFTREILLEQVWGYNYLGDRKTVDVHIRWLREKLGRFGKLGFEIVTVRGAGYRLDPVREPAGEPERATGAGSPA, from the coding sequence ATGCCCAAGCGCATCCTTGTCGTCGAGGATGACGCGACCATCCGGGACACGCTGACCTTCAACCTCAAGAAAGAGGGATACGCGGTGACGGTCGCGCAGGACGGCGCGGACGGGGTGGCCAAGGCCCGCAGCTCGCGCCCGGACCTCATCCTGTTGGACCTGATGCTGCCCGAGCTGAACGGGCTCGAAGTGTGCCGCATCCTCCGCCAGGAGGGCAATGTTCCGATCATCATGCTGACCGCCAAGGAGAGCGAGGTCGACAAGGTGATCGGGTTGCAGCTGGGCGCCGACGACTACATCACGAAGCCGTTCTCGCTGCGCGAGCTGTTTGCCCGGATGACCGCGGTGCTTCGGCGGAGCGAGCAGCGCGACGTTCGTCCCGAGGTCGAGGAGGACCGGCTCGGCCGCCTGCGCATCGACCGGGCGGGACGGCGGGCAATGGTCGACGACAGCGAGCTGAAGCTGACGCCCAAGGAGTGGGAATTGCTCGCCTACCTGGTGCGCCGCCCGGGCCGGGTCTTTACGCGTGAAATCCTGCTCGAGCAGGTGTGGGGCTACAACTACCTGGGCGACCGCAAGACGGTCGACGTCCACATCCGCTGGCTGCGGGAGAAGCTAGGGCGTTTCGGGAAGCTGGGTTTCGAGATCGTCACGGTGCGCGGCGCGGGCTACCGGCTCGATCCCGTGCGCGAGCCCGCCGGCGAGCCGGAACGCGCGACAGGAGCCGGCAGCCCCGCCTGA
- a CDS encoding plastocyanin/azurin family copper-binding protein — protein sequence MRRQMIVLALPIITGALLVAGARPALAGGGCHGPDTQGAGTAVELTAMCFSPSILYIQPGDTVTWRNQDGMTHVVAGSAGSWGSPTNLAAGETTTHQFPTAGIYAYSCPLHYGMNAVVIVGDGKSPVPLARVQPAAAITTAPSHPGTDPWPLLALAAAVLGAGLGYRAGRLRRSQ from the coding sequence ATGCGACGTCAAATGATCGTCCTCGCTTTACCGATCATCACGGGAGCGTTGCTGGTTGCTGGCGCCAGGCCCGCGCTCGCCGGCGGTGGCTGCCACGGGCCGGATACCCAGGGCGCCGGCACAGCCGTCGAGCTCACCGCCATGTGCTTCAGCCCGAGCATCCTGTACATCCAACCCGGCGACACGGTCACCTGGCGCAACCAGGACGGCATGACCCACGTCGTCGCCGGCTCGGCCGGCAGCTGGGGAAGTCCGACCAACCTCGCGGCCGGAGAGACGACAACCCATCAGTTCCCGACAGCGGGGATCTATGCGTACAGCTGCCCGCTCCACTACGGCATGAACGCCGTCGTGATCGTCGGCGACGGCAAGTCGCCGGTCCCGCTGGCACGCGTCCAGCCGGCGGCGGCGATCACCACCGCGCCATCTCACCCAGGGACCGATCCCTGGCCGCTGCTCGCGCTCGCGGCCGCGGTGCTCGGCGCCGGCCTCGGCTATCGGGCCGGACGACTGCGGCGAAGCCAGTAG
- a CDS encoding TIGR00730 family Rossman fold protein, producing MTRIGVFCGSSVGNRPAFRQAAVELAEALARRGFGLVYGGARVGLMGVLADAMRQHGGEVIGVIPQALVDREIADASLADLRVVGSMHERKALMVELADGFIALPGGYGTLDEFCEVLTWAQLGLHRKPCGLLDVDAYFDPLLTLFDDAVSAGFLRPESRALVMTASDPEVLLDQFASYTPVVVPKWITPAEA from the coding sequence GTGACCCGCATCGGCGTGTTCTGCGGATCCAGCGTGGGCAACCGCCCGGCGTTCCGCCAGGCTGCCGTGGAGTTGGCTGAAGCGCTCGCGCGCCGCGGATTCGGTCTGGTCTATGGCGGCGCGCGGGTCGGACTGATGGGCGTGCTCGCCGATGCGATGCGGCAGCACGGTGGCGAGGTCATCGGCGTGATCCCGCAGGCGCTCGTCGACCGCGAGATCGCCGATGCCAGCCTCGCCGACCTGCGCGTGGTGGGCTCAATGCACGAACGCAAGGCGCTCATGGTCGAGCTGGCGGACGGGTTCATCGCCCTGCCGGGTGGCTACGGAACGCTCGACGAATTCTGCGAAGTCCTCACCTGGGCACAGCTTGGGCTGCACCGCAAGCCCTGTGGATTGCTCGACGTGGACGCCTACTTCGATCCGCTGCTGACGCTCTTCGACGACGCGGTATCGGCGGGATTCCTTCGGCCGGAAAGCCGCGCGCTGGTGATGACGGCCAGCGACCCCGAGGTTCTCCTCGACCAGTTCGCCTCCTACACACCGGTCGTCGTGCCCAAGTGGATCACGCCCGCGGAAGCCTGA
- a CDS encoding transposase: MTAVPSRGLSTPGPLTAVLRPQRHPSSPPTLRLLTRTDGDDSAQAVRLQPSRRRSALMPLLPVAYRGSYLRRLLAPRRPVERALLSVIQEAYLSGNSTRTVDVLAETVGVPGSDPAVVETQARQWDQRVEAFRHRRLHEPLPYLMLAVTPALVRRDGEAQAVRLAIAVATAESGARHVVGLAVAAADEMAGFWGSFLGDLGDRGLRGLQLVTSDQSDGLLPALAAAFPEARWQRCREHFLSEALRLVPRATRPAVEASLRTIFAEPDAETALLSLDTVRTRFEPAYPEFAAALRGPVAALVAHYEVPAAHRRLVSSLNGLASVQRELRQSCELVGIFPNRRALLRLTGTILQEVSEEWAARPNVMRRRTRSGSIWAAAA; the protein is encoded by the coding sequence ATGACAGCGGTACCATCGCGCGGCCTTTCCACACCGGGGCCGCTTACGGCCGTGCTCCGACCCCAGCGGCATCCCTCGTCACCGCCGACGCTTCGGTTGTTGACGCGAACCGATGGCGATGATTCGGCCCAGGCGGTGAGGCTCCAGCCATCGCGACGCCGGAGCGCGCTGATGCCGCTCCTGCCGGTGGCGTACCGGGGGAGCTACCTGCGCCGCCTTCTCGCGCCACGTCGCCCCGTTGAGCGGGCGTTGCTCTCCGTGATCCAGGAAGCCTATCTCTCGGGCAACAGCACCCGGACCGTGGACGTCCTCGCCGAGACCGTGGGCGTGCCCGGCAGCGACCCGGCGGTGGTCGAAACGCAGGCTCGGCAATGGGACCAGCGGGTCGAAGCATTCCGCCACCGGAGGCTGCACGAGCCGTTACCCTACCTGATGCTTGCCGTCACGCCGGCGCTCGTGCGCCGCGATGGGGAAGCCCAGGCGGTCCGTCTCGCGATCGCGGTCGCCACGGCAGAATCCGGCGCGCGCCACGTGGTTGGCCTCGCGGTTGCAGCCGCCGACGAGATGGCCGGCTTCTGGGGCTCGTTTCTCGGCGACCTGGGTGACCGCGGCTTACGCGGACTGCAGTTAGTGACGTCCGACCAGTCGGACGGGCTGCTACCAGCTCTGGCCGCGGCCTTCCCGGAGGCGCGCTGGCAACGCTGTCGGGAACATTTCCTCAGTGAGGCACTCCGCCTGGTTCCGCGCGCGACGCGTCCGGCGGTTGAGGCGAGCCTGCGTACGATCTTTGCCGAACCCGACGCCGAGACAGCGCTGCTCAGCCTGGACACGGTACGGACCCGTTTCGAGCCGGCCTACCCAGAGTTCGCCGCCGCGCTCCGCGGTCCGGTTGCTGCCCTGGTCGCCCACTATGAGGTGCCGGCAGCCCATCGTCGACTGGTCTCTTCCCTCAACGGGCTGGCTTCTGTCCAGCGCGAGCTCCGGCAATCGTGCGAGTTGGTCGGGATCTTCCCCAACCGGCGCGCGTTGCTCCGACTGACTGGCACGATTCTTCAGGAGGTCTCCGAGGAGTGGGCGGCGCGGCCGAACGTGATGCGGAGGCGGACCAGGAGTGGCTCGATCTGGGCGGCGGCCGCCTAG
- a CDS encoding ABC transporter permease, whose product MSILEGLRLAVNGLLSNRLRSALTMLGILIGVSAVILLVGVGNGASVAVQQQIQSLGSNLLTVFPSNARGAGGVQQGFGTGSSLTLDDVKAIANRQTSPDVVTAIPSAGGRAQLTYGNQNWNSSLTGTTQDFPSVRNYEVASGTFFSSGEVDAASKVAVIGPTVAINLFGGADPVGQVMKINRQNFRIIGVFASKGSSGGSNNQDDVVVVPITSAWSYLLGGRGKNVQQIYVEATSAQATTAANTEVTQVLLDRHHISDPTLADFQILSQQDVLNSASQTTGVLTLMLGAIAGISLVVGGIGIMNIMLVTVTERTREIGIRKAIGARRQDILLQFLIESMFLSGLGGALGILIGFGLARVLPLAVSTLPTPVISTPSVFMAFGISVGIGLFFGLYPANRAARLRPIEALRYE is encoded by the coding sequence ATGAGCATCCTCGAGGGCCTGCGGCTGGCGGTGAATGGGTTGTTGTCGAACCGCCTGCGGTCCGCGCTCACGATGCTCGGCATCCTGATCGGCGTGTCGGCCGTCATCCTGCTGGTCGGTGTCGGCAACGGCGCCTCGGTCGCCGTCCAACAGCAAATCCAATCGCTCGGCTCCAACTTGCTGACCGTCTTTCCGTCGAACGCGAGAGGCGCGGGAGGCGTCCAGCAGGGCTTCGGCACCGGGTCGAGCCTGACGCTGGACGATGTCAAGGCGATCGCGAACCGGCAAACATCGCCGGACGTGGTGACGGCGATCCCGAGCGCAGGCGGCCGGGCGCAGCTGACCTACGGCAATCAGAACTGGAACAGCAGCCTGACCGGCACGACGCAGGACTTCCCCTCCGTGCGGAACTACGAGGTGGCGAGCGGCACGTTCTTCAGCTCGGGTGAGGTTGACGCCGCCAGCAAGGTGGCGGTCATCGGACCAACGGTCGCGATCAATCTCTTCGGCGGCGCCGATCCGGTCGGCCAGGTGATGAAGATCAACCGTCAGAACTTCCGCATCATCGGCGTGTTCGCCTCCAAAGGCTCTTCGGGCGGCTCCAACAACCAGGACGACGTGGTCGTCGTGCCGATCACGTCCGCGTGGAGCTACCTGCTGGGCGGGCGCGGCAAGAATGTTCAGCAGATCTACGTCGAGGCGACCAGCGCGCAGGCGACGACGGCGGCCAACACCGAGGTCACGCAGGTCTTGCTGGACCGGCATCACATTTCGGACCCGACCCTCGCCGACTTCCAAATTCTGAGCCAGCAGGACGTGCTCAACAGCGCCTCGCAGACGACCGGCGTGCTCACCCTCATGCTGGGCGCCATCGCCGGCATCTCGCTCGTCGTCGGCGGCATCGGAATCATGAACATCATGCTCGTCACCGTCACGGAGCGGACGCGCGAGATCGGCATCCGAAAGGCGATCGGCGCACGGCGTCAGGACATTCTGTTGCAGTTCCTGATCGAGTCGATGTTCCTCTCCGGCCTGGGCGGCGCACTCGGGATCTTGATCGGCTTCGGCCTCGCACGAGTCCTACCGCTGGCGGTCTCGACGCTGCCCACACCCGTCATCTCCACACCGTCGGTCTTCATGGCGTTCGGCATCTCCGTCGGTATCGGTCTCTTCTTCGGTCTCTATCCCGCAAACCGAGCGGCAAGGCTGCGTCCGATCGAAGCCTTGCGCTACGAGTGA
- a CDS encoding ABC transporter ATP-binding protein: MITLEGITKLYLTGEVEVAALKGVSLHIPEGEFIAIMGPSGSGKSTLMNVIGCLDQPSSGRYILDGYDVSALTDDQLAWIRNRKIGFVFQSYNLIPRASAAHNVEMPLIYAGDSQQRRERAMAALESVGLLQRAGHLPSELSGGQQQRVAIARALVTDPAILLADEPTGNLDSESSLEIMKLLRDLNQQGRTIVLITHEPDIAAFAQRVVRLRDGVIVSDERPAVVTEMAR, encoded by the coding sequence GTGATCACCCTCGAGGGGATCACGAAGCTCTACCTGACCGGCGAGGTGGAGGTCGCCGCTCTCAAGGGCGTTTCCCTTCATATCCCGGAGGGCGAGTTCATCGCCATCATGGGGCCGTCGGGTTCGGGCAAGAGCACCCTGATGAACGTCATCGGCTGCCTCGACCAGCCATCCTCCGGCCGCTACATCCTCGATGGCTACGACGTCTCGGCCTTGACCGACGATCAGTTGGCCTGGATTCGTAATCGAAAGATCGGCTTCGTTTTCCAGTCCTACAACCTGATTCCGCGGGCGAGCGCCGCGCACAACGTCGAAATGCCGCTCATCTACGCCGGCGACAGCCAGCAGCGCCGCGAACGGGCCATGGCGGCGCTCGAATCGGTCGGGCTGCTGCAACGCGCCGGCCACCTGCCAAGCGAGCTCTCGGGAGGGCAGCAGCAGCGGGTTGCCATCGCTCGCGCGCTCGTCACCGACCCGGCGATCCTGCTTGCCGACGAACCGACCGGGAACCTCGACAGCGAATCGAGTCTGGAGATCATGAAGTTGCTCCGCGACCTGAACCAGCAGGGCCGCACCATCGTGCTGATCACGCACGAGCCCGACATCGCGGCGTTTGCGCAGCGCGTGGTACGGCTGCGCGACGGCGTGATCGTCAGCGATGAACGCCCGGCCGTCGTTACGGAGATGGCGCGATGA
- a CDS encoding biotin/lipoyl-binding protein, with protein MRQAPTLKPLPQLRRGFWLSGTRAWLAGLGLVAVLLVGLIARDTVFAQPAAATIRTATADRGTVTSVVSGTGSLLPAGRMNVSFKQTGILTEVDVKVGDKVTTGQVLARIDSTTQQALLAQAQASLASAQANLQTTQSPLTYVQVAQLQHQVTNAQQNYNDTVASVNATNQADAATVASDQAKVNAECPSGAQCSQAQVQLASDKTKQNMDAISGQSRINSAAQQITSARDNLAVQTQVKPNALASGQAQVASAQAQVQAAQVAVNQTTLTAPTSGVVISINGVPGETAGGGTAQSPGSLAPQPSSGASGGSSGFMVIDDNSSFVAVMPFAETDAARLAANQTVAFTFDAIPNLTISGHVLTISPSATVVSNVVDYYVSFVLNRTDPRLREGMTANASVTVAQADNAVRVPNAAVRTTGGTTMVTVLSKGQQVATEVITGVVGDTYTEIKAGLNEGDTVVLPAIRTTTGTTSNGGNLIRGGGGFGGGGVRGGGG; from the coding sequence ATGCGGCAGGCGCCGACGCTCAAGCCACTGCCGCAGCTGCGGCGGGGCTTCTGGCTGTCCGGCACGCGCGCCTGGCTGGCCGGCCTCGGCCTGGTCGCGGTCCTCCTCGTCGGCCTGATCGCCCGCGACACCGTGTTCGCGCAGCCGGCTGCCGCGACGATCCGGACCGCAACCGCTGACCGCGGCACCGTGACGTCTGTCGTCAGCGGTACCGGCTCGCTTCTGCCGGCCGGCCGGATGAACGTGAGCTTCAAACAAACCGGGATCTTGACGGAAGTCGACGTCAAGGTCGGCGATAAAGTGACGACCGGCCAGGTGCTTGCGCGGATCGACTCGACGACGCAGCAGGCCTTGCTGGCTCAGGCGCAGGCATCGCTCGCGTCGGCCCAGGCCAATCTCCAGACGACGCAATCGCCGCTCACCTATGTCCAGGTCGCACAGCTCCAGCATCAAGTCACCAACGCACAGCAGAACTACAACGACACCGTGGCGTCAGTGAACGCCACCAACCAGGCTGACGCCGCCACGGTCGCCAGCGACCAGGCCAAGGTGAACGCGGAGTGCCCGAGCGGCGCGCAATGCAGCCAGGCGCAAGTCCAGCTGGCCAGCGACAAGACCAAGCAAAACATGGACGCCATCAGCGGCCAGTCCCGCATCAACTCGGCGGCGCAGCAGATCACCTCGGCGCGCGACAACCTGGCGGTACAGACCCAGGTCAAACCCAATGCGCTGGCGTCCGGCCAGGCGCAGGTCGCCTCGGCCCAGGCGCAGGTACAGGCTGCCCAGGTCGCCGTGAACCAGACCACCCTGACAGCCCCGACCTCGGGCGTGGTGATCAGTATCAACGGCGTGCCAGGAGAAACAGCGGGAGGTGGGACGGCGCAGTCACCTGGATCCCTCGCGCCGCAGCCGTCCTCGGGGGCGTCGGGTGGGTCATCCGGCTTCATGGTCATCGACGACAACAGCAGTTTCGTCGCCGTGATGCCATTCGCTGAGACCGATGCCGCCCGGCTGGCCGCCAATCAAACTGTCGCCTTCACGTTCGACGCCATCCCCAACCTGACCATCTCGGGCCATGTGCTGACCATCAGCCCGAGTGCGACGGTGGTCTCGAACGTCGTCGACTACTACGTCAGCTTCGTCCTCAACCGCACCGATCCGCGGCTGCGCGAGGGCATGACCGCGAACGCGTCGGTCACGGTCGCCCAGGCCGACAATGCCGTGCGCGTGCCCAATGCCGCTGTGCGAACCACCGGTGGAACGACGATGGTCACCGTCCTCTCGAAAGGCCAGCAGGTCGCGACCGAGGTCATCACCGGCGTCGTCGGCGACACCTACACCGAGATCAAGGCCGGCCTCAACGAGGGGGATACCGTGGTGCTGCCAGCCATCCGCACGACGACCGGGACCACCAGCAATGGCGGCAACCTGATCCGAGGCGGCGGCGGCTTTGGCGGCGGAGGCGTCCGGGGCGGCGGAGGGTGA
- a CDS encoding trypsin-like peptidase domain-containing protein, producing the protein MRDPFAPEFIEGPAAPEPPTPVAPVEPAQPVPSFPHRPARSMAAAMLAAGLVVGSIAGGAIGAILTAHRTPTSNPVSTGGTVAAGVAAPAPAPGSFAAIYQQTKDGVVTITTSISAGGPRSFSQAEGSGIVVDKQGDILTNAHVVAGATQVRVTFSNGQTSSGQVKGVDQSADLAVVLVSTSQDQLHPLTNGNSDTLQVGDTALAIGAPFGLQGSFTAGIISGLNRGTTAPNGRALTGMIQTDAPINPGNSGGALLDGKGQLIGINDSIQSPVEGNVGVGFAIPINRASSLLPSLEKGVAIQHPWLGISGQTLTASTAGQLGLSETSGVLVIQVVPGGPSAAAGLQADGQPSANDDVITAIDGHPITTIEQLTQYLDTKKVGDHVTLSVTRNGQHISVGVTLGNFQAQPSATP; encoded by the coding sequence ATGCGGGATCCGTTTGCGCCGGAGTTTATCGAGGGCCCAGCCGCGCCCGAGCCGCCGACGCCCGTCGCGCCGGTGGAGCCCGCTCAACCCGTTCCCTCCTTTCCCCACCGTCCGGCGCGCAGCATGGCAGCCGCCATGCTCGCCGCCGGGCTGGTCGTCGGTAGCATCGCTGGTGGGGCTATCGGCGCGATTCTCACCGCCCACCGCACCCCCACGAGTAACCCGGTGAGCACTGGCGGAACGGTCGCCGCCGGAGTGGCGGCCCCGGCCCCAGCGCCCGGCTCCTTCGCCGCCATCTACCAACAAACCAAGGACGGCGTCGTCACCATCACGACGTCCATCTCCGCTGGGGGTCCCCGCTCGTTCTCTCAGGCGGAGGGCTCGGGCATCGTGGTCGACAAGCAGGGTGACATTCTGACCAACGCTCACGTCGTTGCCGGCGCAACGCAGGTTCGGGTGACCTTCAGCAATGGACAGACGAGCAGTGGCCAGGTGAAGGGGGTCGACCAGAGCGCCGACCTGGCGGTCGTCCTGGTCTCGACCTCGCAGGATCAGCTCCATCCGCTGACCAATGGCAACTCGGACACGCTGCAGGTCGGCGACACCGCCCTCGCAATCGGCGCGCCATTTGGCCTGCAGGGTTCGTTCACGGCCGGCATCATCTCAGGACTGAATCGCGGCACCACGGCGCCGAACGGACGGGCGCTCACGGGCATGATCCAGACCGATGCGCCGATCAACCCAGGGAATTCTGGCGGCGCGCTGCTCGACGGCAAGGGCCAGTTGATCGGCATCAACGATTCGATCCAGAGCCCGGTGGAAGGCAACGTCGGCGTCGGCTTCGCCATCCCGATCAACCGGGCCTCGAGCCTCCTGCCATCGCTCGAAAAGGGCGTGGCCATCCAGCATCCGTGGCTGGGCATCAGCGGTCAGACGCTGACGGCGAGCACTGCCGGTCAGCTTGGTCTGAGCGAGACGTCAGGTGTACTGGTCATCCAGGTCGTGCCGGGTGGGCCTTCCGCAGCGGCCGGGCTGCAGGCGGATGGGCAGCCCTCGGCCAATGACGATGTGATCACCGCCATCGATGGTCATCCGATCACGACGATCGAGCAACTCACCCAGTACCTCGATACCAAGAAAGTCGGCGATCACGTCACCCTCTCGGTGACTCGCAATGGGCAACATATTTCCGTAGGAGTCACGCTGGGGAATTTCCAGGCGCAGCCGTCAGCGACTCCGTAA
- a CDS encoding HAMP domain-containing sensor histidine kinase — MNPSLGDRAPITERWIVGEKAPGGFMSWLHERTRARRKIPIRGRIALFGAGVVALAVVTFSSIVYLLVERSLVSAQDTALKSRGDEVFRQLESPRGFRPSPFSLTIDIATSSEIFEDIILTDPGQVYSRGKVQGADPVWPASLLQSAPFDHGNITNARADNGPLTRVYVRQLASQTGAAGYLVVGKSLSGIESELSGLRLFLVGGGLLTLLAAGAASWWLAGRALRPLDAMASTAEDIGRTQDLSRRLPESEPDDEVGRLQRSFNQMLRQLDDAYHRLQSALVAQRRFVADASHELRTPLTTIRGNVGLLLKREDITADDRLAALNDIAGESERMSRMVQDLLTLARADAGYHLDKAQIDLLPIIQEVTRQAQTLQPARRIELLDGVPVPIQGNADAIKQLLWILIDNAFKHTHDSGRIQLRLDNGQHAARLMVLDDGAGIPTEDLERVFERFYQSDASRVGEGTGLGLAIARWIAQEHGGRISASNNPQGGAAFTVVLPSAA, encoded by the coding sequence ATGAACCCCTCTCTCGGCGATCGCGCGCCGATCACCGAACGCTGGATCGTCGGAGAAAAGGCGCCTGGCGGGTTCATGAGCTGGCTCCACGAGCGAACTCGCGCCCGCCGGAAAATCCCCATTCGCGGGCGCATCGCGCTCTTCGGCGCGGGCGTTGTCGCGCTGGCGGTGGTGACCTTCAGCTCAATCGTCTACTTGCTCGTTGAGCGCAGCCTCGTATCCGCGCAAGACACTGCCCTCAAGAGTCGCGGCGATGAGGTCTTTCGGCAATTGGAGTCGCCGCGGGGCTTCCGGCCAAGCCCGTTTTCGCTGACGATCGACATCGCGACGAGCTCGGAAATCTTCGAGGACATCATTCTTACCGACCCGGGACAGGTCTACTCACGCGGCAAGGTCCAGGGTGCGGATCCCGTTTGGCCGGCCAGCCTGCTGCAGTCAGCACCGTTCGACCACGGGAATATCACCAACGCCCGCGCCGACAACGGCCCGTTGACGCGGGTCTATGTCCGCCAGCTCGCGTCTCAGACGGGAGCGGCCGGGTACCTTGTTGTCGGGAAATCACTATCTGGGATTGAGAGCGAGCTCAGCGGGCTACGCCTCTTCCTGGTTGGCGGTGGATTGCTGACCCTGCTCGCCGCCGGCGCCGCGAGCTGGTGGTTGGCCGGGCGCGCGCTGCGCCCCCTCGATGCGATGGCGAGTACCGCGGAGGACATCGGGCGGACCCAGGACCTCAGCCGGCGCTTGCCCGAAAGTGAGCCCGACGACGAAGTCGGCCGGCTCCAGCGCAGCTTCAACCAGATGTTGCGTCAGCTCGACGATGCTTATCACCGGCTCCAATCCGCACTCGTCGCCCAGCGTCGCTTCGTGGCGGACGCATCGCATGAGCTGCGGACGCCCTTGACCACCATCCGCGGAAATGTCGGCCTGCTGCTGAAACGTGAGGACATTACCGCGGATGACCGCCTCGCGGCCCTGAACGACATCGCCGGCGAGAGCGAGCGCATGAGCCGCATGGTGCAGGACCTGCTGACCCTGGCCCGGGCCGATGCCGGTTATCACCTCGACAAGGCGCAGATCGATCTCCTCCCCATCATCCAGGAAGTCACAAGGCAGGCCCAGACGCTTCAGCCTGCACGGCGCATCGAGCTGCTCGACGGCGTGCCGGTGCCGATCCAGGGCAACGCCGACGCGATCAAACAGCTGCTGTGGATCCTGATTGACAACGCCTTCAAGCACACGCATGACTCGGGAAGGATTCAGCTTCGGTTGGATAACGGCCAGCACGCGGCACGCCTCATGGTGCTCGATGACGGCGCGGGTATCCCAACGGAAGATCTGGAGCGTGTCTTCGAGCGCTTTTACCAGTCGGACGCTTCGCGGGTGGGCGAGGGAACCGGGCTCGGGCTGGCGATCGCGCGCTGGATCGCGCAGGAGCACGGCGGCCGCATCTCGGCGTCCAACAACCCTCAAGGCGGCGCCGCCTTTACGGTCGTGCTCCCGAGCGCGGCTTGA